The following are from one region of the Lytechinus variegatus isolate NC3 chromosome 4, Lvar_3.0, whole genome shotgun sequence genome:
- the LOC121413344 gene encoding histamine N-methyltransferase B-like, with protein MSADIYNIKPLTEDPKRYEDVYYNVFYKIAQKDVVLEKVNQYFDTKVIKMLTDVFGRDEEFSLLGVGVGEGPHEFHLLKSLQSYYPSICNVAVDPNEGMLQTFKDRVSSLNTNGKGSVSYHGFGGPLSEFVAGSPLAKKKYNLITSIHSLYYTGDFETTFTHMASMMKDNGFIIIVCKNDSLNTKTFHKLPWLSESTQSNERLSSKTVREFAEGQGYKVTTVDISVQWDITELFKDQSEFGDKLLDFCTQAAYFRQTAPSAILDDLIAFWRSISTQDDNGRFFAPAHDEILLVSK; from the exons ATGTCTGCTGATATCTATAACATTAAACCTCTGACAGAGGATCCGAAGCGATATGAAGACGTATACTACAATGTTTTTTACAAGATCGCCCAGAAGGATGTTGTTTTAGAAAAGGTGAATCAATATTTTGATACCAAGGTGATAAAGATGCTCACTGATGTATTTGGCCGCGATGAAGAATTTAGTCTACTAGGGGTTGGAGTCGGcgaag GTCCTCACGAATTTCACCTCCTGAAGAGTCTGCAATCTTACTATCCATCAATATGCAATGTGGCTGTGGATCCCAATGAAGGCATGTTACAAACGTTTAAAGATAGAGTTTCTTCTTTAAATACAAATGGGAAAGGCTCTGTCTCCTATCATGGGTTCGGTGGTCCATTATCTGAGTTTGTTGCTGGGAGTCCATTGGCGAAGAAAAAGTACAATCTTATCACATCCATACATTCACTCTACTACACCGGTGACTTTGAAACGACCTTCACCCATATGGCATCCATGATGAAAGACAATGGTTTTATCATCATCGTATGTAAGAACG ATAGCCTCAATACCAAAACATTCCACAAGTTACCGTGGCTGTCAGAGAGCACACAATCAAACGAACGACTGTCATCAAAGACTGTAAGAGAGTTTGCTGAAGGTCAAGGTTATAAGGTCACCACTGTCGACATATCCGTCCAATGGGACATCACTGAATTATTCAAAGACCAGTCAGAATTTGGAGACAAACTCCTGGATTTCTGCACCCAGGCAGCATATTTTCGACAAACAGCGCCCTCTGCGATACTAGATGACCTGATTGCTTTTTGGCGTTCAATTTCGACCCAGGATGACAATGGACGTTTTTTCGCCCCTGCCCATGATGAAATACTTCTTGTCTCAAAATAA